The Cyclobacterium amurskyense genome contains the following window.
TTTTTGGTTGTAGAGAAAGGAATTGGATAAATCTGTTACTACCACCCATTGGTTGTCTTCCCAGTTGCTAATTGAATAATCGTTTCCTACATCTGTAATTAGATATTGGCCACCAGTTTCAAAAGTTATCTTTTCAGTAAAAGGCTGGGTATAATCTGCTTTGAAAGTATATTCTACTTGGCCAAAGTCAGTTTGAGTTTGCTGTCGATCACTTAATGCATCTTCACCAAATTCCGGGGTATTATTGAAGGCTGATTTTTGATCTTTTGAAAATGAGCTACCTAATGCACTGATCAATAGATTATGGTCTTTTTTATCAGAGAAATCTTTTTTGTACTGCATTTCAAATTGCCATTTAGGATTGGTTGCGGAAGTAACCTCATCCCTTTGCCATGCAGAGGAAACGACATTGTCTGCGCCTATAGTGCTATAATTAATCAGTGAAGTTTCTGACTCCCACTCGTAGGCAAAGTTACCGGTAAGTGAAAGTACGTTTTTGTCATCTATATGGTAATCCGTTCCTAAAATAATATTAAGGAAAGATTCGCCTTTGTCTCTTTCTCCAAAATTGTTTATTTCAGTATTGGCAATCTCATTTCTGTTATAGCCTTTGTAATTTTCAGGGAATTTACGTTTACCAACTCCAATTTGGCTGAATAGATTGAACTTTTCAGTTCTTTTATTCAAGCTGAATCCTAGGCTATGGTTGTCTGGAACACCAGTGTTTAATGATACAGAGCCATTAATTCCTCGTTTTTCTTCTTTCTTTAATACGATATTAATAATTCCAGATGTTCCTTCGGCATCGTATTTTGCAGATGGGTTGGTAATGACTTCAACGCTTTCTATCATATCTGCTGTTAAAGTACCCAATGCATTTCCTCCATCACTTGCCAAGACGGATGGTTTGCCATTGATCATGATTTGAACACCGCCAGCTCCTCTTAATTGGATTTGCCCTTCAATATCTACTGTTACCGATGGTACATTATTTAGCACTTCTAGCGCACTTGCCCCTGTACTACTCAGGTCTTGCCCTACATTGAAAATCCTTTTGTCTAGTCGGAATTCTGTTGATGATCTTTCGCCCCTTATTATCACCTCGTCCATCAACTTACTGTCTTCTTCTAAATAGACAATTCCAAAATCAACTTTTCCATTGTTAATTTGATAATCAGTAATGGTTTTTGAAATAAAACCTATAAAGCTAACTTCTAGAATAAATGTTTCATCCTGGGTAATTAGCAATAGTCCACCATCTGCTTTTGTGGTGGTACCCACCAGTAGGTTTCCAGACTCCTTGTCAAGCAATTTAATGGTAGCAAATTCAATTGGAATTTGGCTGTTTGCTACCAGCACTTTTCCGGATACTTCTATATCCTGTGCCGTAGAAGAAAATTGGGTCACAAAAAAAAGTGTGACAAGTGTTAGAAGTAATTTCATAGTAGTTGAATATTTCTTTTGATTATGTGAATTTGTAAATAAATAGTCAACAAATAAAAAGTATTCGGTAAACGGTTCATTTTGTCTGTCAAACGACAGATATGTTATTTATGAGTTAATCTTGTTGTTTGTAGGGATAAACGGGCTGTTTAACTTTTATTTTTGTTTAAGAGCCTTCCTATTTTCTATATTTGTCCCATGGAGAGGCATCTACAAAAACAAAACATAGCCTATAAGGAGTTCTTTTTTCAACTTGTGTTACATGCATTGGTTTTTAGTTTCTATGTAATAGATAGTAGTCATCCCAGTAAAGTCAATACATTTCATTGGTATGATGTTGTGTATTTTCTAAACTATACAATGGCTAACCTTATCATAAGTTACGTATTACTGCCCAGGTTTTTCTACAAAAAGAATTACGTAGCCTTTTTTGGATTGACCTTTCTTACCATTGCCCTTGTTATTGTTTTGGAAGAACTAGGGATAGAGAAATGGTTTTTTCCAGATTCCAGAGGAACAGGTTTCCCAGGGGTAATCTTTAGTTTGGCACAGGTATTACCTGTGATTGTCATTCTTTCAGGGTTTAAGTTTGCATGGGATGCACTTCGAAATCAGCGGAAGGTAGAGGAGTTGAAAGCCATCATAAAAGAAGGGGAATTGACTTTTTTAAAGTCTCAAATTAATCCTCATTTCCTTTTCAATAATCTCAATAATCTCTATTCCTACGCCGTTGTAAAGTCTTCGAAAACACCAGAAATAATACTTGAGCTAAGTTCCGTGTTGCGGTACATGCTTTATGAATGTAAGGAGGCCTCTGTTCCTCTTTCCAAAGAAATTGAACACCTTAGAAATTTCACCCGGCTGTATGAAATGCAAATTGAAGAGCGGGGAGAGGTTACTTTTGAGGCTCCAACGGACTTTTCGGGGTTTAGAATAGCACCGTTAATTCTAAATGTATTTATCGAAAATGCCTTCAAACACAGTCAAACTGGTCAATCAGAAAAAATTAAAATAGCGATTAAGTTGTCAATCAACGAAGATGGAAATTTGATTTTCATTTGTCAAAACAACTATAAACATCCTGGCCAGGTGGTACGCTCCGGTA
Protein-coding sequences here:
- a CDS encoding sensor histidine kinase — protein: MERHLQKQNIAYKEFFFQLVLHALVFSFYVIDSSHPSKVNTFHWYDVVYFLNYTMANLIISYVLLPRFFYKKNYVAFFGLTFLTIALVIVLEELGIEKWFFPDSRGTGFPGVIFSLAQVLPVIVILSGFKFAWDALRNQRKVEELKAIIKEGELTFLKSQINPHFLFNNLNNLYSYAVVKSSKTPEIILELSSVLRYMLYECKEASVPLSKEIEHLRNFTRLYEMQIEERGEVTFEAPTDFSGFRIAPLILNVFIENAFKHSQTGQSEKIKIAIKLSINEDGNLIFICQNNYKHPGQVVRSGKGIGLINVKKRLKLLYPDGHVLDIQQSDIEYKVTLKMALNRN
- a CDS encoding outer membrane beta-barrel family protein encodes the protein MKLLLTLVTLFFVTQFSSTAQDIEVSGKVLVANSQIPIEFATIKLLDKESGNLLVGTTTKADGGLLLITQDETFILEVSFIGFISKTITDYQINNGKVDFGIVYLEEDSKLMDEVIIRGERSSTEFRLDKRIFNVGQDLSSTGASALEVLNNVPSVTVDIEGQIQLRGAGGVQIMINGKPSVLASDGGNALGTLTADMIESVEVITNPSAKYDAEGTSGIINIVLKKEEKRGINGSVSLNTGVPDNHSLGFSLNKRTEKFNLFSQIGVGKRKFPENYKGYNRNEIANTEINNFGERDKGESFLNIILGTDYHIDDKNVLSLTGNFAYEWESETSLINYSTIGADNVVSSAWQRDEVTSATNPKWQFEMQYKKDFSDKKDHNLLISALGSSFSKDQKSAFNNTPEFGEDALSDRQQTQTDFGQVEYTFKADYTQPFTEKITFETGGQYLITDVGNDYSISNWEDNQWVVVTDLSNSFLYNQKVLGVYSTGSYEGDKAGIKLGLRVENTDLYTLLEQNNQENNRNFTNFFPTVHTSYKMMDNFSLQAGYSRRIARPRLFDLNPYYNIRNNYSIRTGNPDLLPELTDSYEITGIFDHKAFSLSSSVYHRYITSTVENVTRFEGDVAISMPMNIGTNKTTGWEVNGKYTPLDWLSFNGDFNYNYFHRQGTYESTDFDFNADQWSTRLTTKIDFPADFALELVGNYQSKRQTFQQLMSGYAMADIGVRKKILKGKVILNLSVRDAFASRIFESETIQSNFSQYSHRMRGRFVTFGLSYGFGKGEAMEFSGQKRRF